The Bacillota bacterium genome contains a region encoding:
- the radC gene encoding DNA repair protein RadC yields MDTYPVADMDVHDLVRLTLRESDDGEWDALFRRFNSPEALAIWLSQATVEEIAEIRGVGIRTAERVKAAIELGKRISRISRPRKKFVHKPGDVAELLMEEMCHLDREHLKVVLLSAKSEVLTVETVSIGSLTSAEVHPREAFKPAIRHSAASIIIVHNHPSGDPTPSADDVLITKRLKQAGDLLGIDLLDHIIIGDHNFTSIKELGLLA; encoded by the coding sequence GTGGACACGTACCCTGTGGCGGACATGGATGTCCATGACCTTGTTAGGCTCACCCTGAGAGAATCCGACGACGGGGAATGGGACGCGCTCTTCAGGCGGTTCAACAGCCCCGAGGCTCTTGCGATCTGGCTTTCGCAGGCGACGGTTGAGGAGATCGCCGAGATCAGGGGCGTTGGTATCCGCACTGCTGAAAGGGTAAAGGCCGCAATAGAGCTCGGCAAGCGCATCTCCCGCATCTCGCGGCCGAGGAAGAAGTTCGTCCACAAGCCGGGGGACGTGGCGGAGCTTCTCATGGAGGAGATGTGCCACCTCGACCGCGAGCACCTCAAGGTCGTGCTCCTCTCGGCGAAGAGCGAGGTGCTCACTGTGGAAACCGTCTCGATAGGCAGCCTCACGTCAGCTGAGGTCCACCCGAGGGAGGCGTTCAAGCCTGCCATCCGGCACAGCGCTGCCTCGATAATCATCGTCCACAATCACCCCTCAGGCGATCCCACCCCGAGCGCCGATGACGTGCTCATCACAAAGAGGCTAAAGCAAGCAGGCGACCTACTTGGCATCGACCTCCTCGACCACATCATCATCGGCGACCACAACTTTACAAGCATCAAGGAGCTCGGCCTTCTTGCTTAG